A single region of the Vicia villosa cultivar HV-30 ecotype Madison, WI linkage group LG4, Vvil1.0, whole genome shotgun sequence genome encodes:
- the LOC131595256 gene encoding histone H3.3 — translation MARTKQTARKSTGGKAPRKQLATKAARKSAPTTGGVKKPHRYRPGTVALREIRKYQKSTELLIRKLPFQRLVREIAQDFKTDLRFQSHAVLALQEAAEAYLVGLFEDTNLCAIHAKRVTIMPKDIQLARRIRGERA, via the coding sequence ATGGCTCGTACAAAGCAAACCGCTCGCAAATCCACCGGCGGCAAGGCTCCAAGGAAGCAACTTGCCACCAAGGCTGCGAGAAAATCTGCTCCTACAACCGGCGGAGTGAAGAAGCCTCATCGTTATCGCCCTGGAACCGTTGCTCTTCGTGAGATTCGTAAATACCAGAAGAGCACCGAGCTTTTGATCCGAAAACTTCCATTCCAACGTCTTGTCCGTGAGATTGCTCAAGATTTCAAGACCGATCTGAGATTCCAGAGCCATGCTGTTCTTGCACTTCAGGAAGCAGCAGAAGCTTATCTTGTTGGTTTGTTTGAGGATACCAATTTGTGTGCGATTCATGCTAAGAGGGTTACCATTATGCCCAAGGACATTCAACTTGCACGCCGTATCCGTGGTGAACGTGCTTAG